One genomic region from Haloprofundus salinisoli encodes:
- a CDS encoding glycosyltransferase, with product MKIGFLTPFEPFPPNEGGRIVAYNHLRHLAERGHDIHLYATVGDNSSPPQELIELCVECEYVSRDRSLSVYFRGYDVPFPVASRHLPTLESALRQRSSKLDVIVAEHTFLAKYFEDISIPTCLCVHNLEYQSMLSSGVSLFPSPRSLAYFADAVRTYVFERDIYGTPQADSFAFLSQSELATVSRKYPSMADRTWHSPVGVDVDRFDAAPEPTEFNGSGPRIVFTGTMRYPPNVKAVSWFVEEVFPGIRANVPDAEFFIVGKAPVPEIRRLNKHSGVTVTGQVEDTTEYIANADVSVVPLREGTGIQIKLIEALAAGNQTVTTSVGIEGIDISDGEHVLVRNDAPGFAQAVTDILCRPNEFTELGQQARKLVRSTYAWEAVMDDFELHLRELQ from the coding sequence ATGAAGATTGGTTTTCTCACACCATTTGAACCGTTTCCACCGAACGAAGGTGGACGAATCGTCGCCTACAATCACCTCCGGCACCTCGCGGAACGCGGTCACGACATCCATCTCTATGCGACCGTTGGCGACAACTCATCCCCCCCACAGGAACTCATAGAGCTTTGTGTTGAATGCGAGTACGTTAGTCGCGATCGGTCACTGTCGGTCTACTTTCGAGGCTACGACGTTCCATTCCCTGTCGCCAGTAGACATCTCCCAACTCTCGAATCTGCACTTCGTCAACGAAGTTCGAAGTTAGATGTGATAGTTGCCGAACACACCTTCCTCGCGAAGTACTTCGAGGACATATCGATTCCAACGTGCCTCTGCGTCCATAATCTGGAGTACCAGTCGATGCTATCAAGTGGAGTGAGCCTATTTCCCTCTCCGCGATCTCTTGCATACTTCGCTGACGCAGTACGAACGTACGTTTTTGAGCGCGATATCTACGGTACGCCGCAGGCTGACTCGTTCGCCTTTCTTTCTCAAAGCGAACTCGCAACCGTTTCTCGAAAGTATCCGTCCATGGCTGACCGGACCTGGCACTCACCAGTTGGCGTTGATGTAGATCGATTCGATGCTGCTCCTGAACCGACCGAGTTCAACGGTTCGGGCCCGCGTATCGTCTTTACTGGAACGATGCGATACCCACCAAACGTCAAGGCGGTCTCTTGGTTCGTCGAGGAAGTCTTCCCGGGAATCCGGGCTAATGTTCCAGATGCCGAATTCTTCATTGTCGGAAAGGCACCTGTACCTGAAATTAGGCGTCTCAACAAACATTCTGGTGTGACGGTTACGGGACAGGTCGAGGATACGACGGAGTACATTGCAAACGCAGACGTGTCAGTTGTCCCCCTTCGCGAGGGGACAGGAATCCAAATAAAGCTCATCGAAGCACTCGCTGCGGGTAATCAGACTGTAACGACGTCAGTCGGAATCGAAGGAATCGACATCTCTGATGGAGAGCACGTTCTCGTCCGCAACGACGCGCCCGGATTCGCGCAGGCGGTAACCGACATTCTCTGCCGACCTAACGAGTTCACAGAACTGGGGCAACAAGCCCGAAAGCTGGTCAGATCTACCTATGCATGGGAGGCGGTTATGGACGACTTTGAGTTACATCTCCGGGAGTTACAATGA
- a CDS encoding O-antigen ligase family protein, translating into MELLTQRHKFNNWDFSSLLLCFFVVVSPLSGFAAFVVGNTGIQFTWIVGVLIIFAAIYRVTMQRCLSLSVPIILLICWLGWICLTGIAPLSTGEGAYIREYLFGVARFGFFTGVVVALANLGLKKQNITQVFQILALVATLVSLYAVYQFFARQYDFPFAYLHLTNPSLPVDVQVGSVYYTDGVFARVSSVFMEPSWLGIYLLSAIIVVSIPIIYGMSTEILFSEYSWNKLILSILSLAFIIAYSLGAYFSFVITLMIFVVLDYPKVRSSLVKAVTPPITLFVIFDLVTEQGLITRVISARIFKLTQKVMREAVPDGVQRTDSSTLSETTAVETSQPGSDATETSTPANEERETGGASLLSQNETERSSLGTRVEEVESSLQIWSTHPISGVGINNFQFYSRYDGGGISFVYSLMLAEQGIVGLSLFLAFSGYLLFRLFNASGGLQPQSLTKEQLILRILFYIILAAFISSVFRSQPYLMRFWFYIGISIVALTLFTDGNRQISLGQYIPDVK; encoded by the coding sequence ATGGAGTTGCTCACTCAAAGACACAAATTCAACAACTGGGATTTTTCTAGCCTCTTACTATGCTTTTTCGTTGTCGTATCTCCATTATCTGGGTTTGCTGCGTTCGTAGTCGGCAATACCGGTATCCAGTTCACGTGGATTGTTGGCGTTCTGATTATTTTTGCAGCTATTTACAGAGTTACAATGCAGAGGTGTCTTTCCCTTTCAGTTCCGATCATCTTACTGATCTGCTGGTTGGGTTGGATTTGCCTGACTGGGATAGCGCCACTCAGTACTGGCGAAGGTGCTTATATCCGTGAGTATCTGTTTGGTGTCGCTCGGTTTGGTTTCTTTACAGGTGTCGTTGTAGCACTTGCGAACTTAGGACTCAAAAAACAAAACATAACTCAAGTCTTCCAAATTCTCGCCCTTGTTGCTACGCTAGTATCTCTGTACGCTGTTTATCAATTTTTTGCGAGACAGTACGATTTTCCATTCGCATATCTCCACTTAACAAACCCATCATTACCCGTAGATGTCCAAGTAGGCAGTGTATACTACACCGACGGAGTTTTCGCCCGTGTCTCTTCAGTCTTCATGGAACCGTCATGGCTTGGAATTTACCTACTGTCTGCTATCATCGTGGTTTCAATCCCGATCATTTACGGTATGTCCACAGAAATTCTGTTTTCGGAATATTCTTGGAACAAACTTATTCTATCGATTCTTTCCCTTGCCTTCATTATTGCTTATTCTCTAGGAGCGTATTTCTCTTTCGTAATAACTCTCATGATATTTGTCGTTCTAGACTATCCAAAGGTCCGCTCCTCCCTGGTTAAGGCCGTCACACCACCAATTACGCTCTTTGTCATATTTGATTTAGTAACCGAACAAGGTCTCATTACCAGAGTGATTTCGGCTCGAATATTCAAACTAACACAAAAGGTTATGCGAGAAGCTGTTCCTGACGGGGTCCAAAGGACGGACTCCTCAACCTTAAGTGAAACTACGGCTGTCGAAACGAGTCAGCCTGGAAGTGACGCTACAGAAACTAGTACTCCGGCAAATGAAGAAAGGGAAACCGGAGGTGCTTCATTATTATCCCAGAATGAAACAGAGCGTTCCAGCCTCGGTACTCGAGTAGAGGAAGTTGAGTCGAGTCTTCAGATTTGGTCAACTCATCCAATTTCAGGTGTTGGAATAAACAATTTCCAATTCTACTCACGATACGATGGAGGAGGTATTTCATTTGTTTATTCTTTGATGCTTGCAGAGCAGGGTATCGTCGGTCTAAGCCTTTTTCTTGCTTTCTCTGGATATCTTTTGTTCCGGCTCTTCAATGCTTCCGGTGGACTACAACCCCAGTCACTGACAAAGGAGCAATTAATTCTCCGAATCCTGTTTTATATAATCCTTGCTGCTTTCATAAGCTCAGTGTTTAGATCACAGCCTTACCTCATGCGCTTTTGGTTCTACATAGGAATTTCGATTGTTGCACTCACGCTGTTCACCGATGGAAACCGTCAAATTAGCCTCGGTCAGTATATTCCAGATGTAAAATGA
- a CDS encoding glycosyltransferase → MTGEKHTVLQASKFYYPQVGGIEKVVRQLAEGHASSGYSHRVLAAGTNLLGQSERVNEIPVHRVGSFGSLQSVPLTPLFPAYLRRAARQADIVHYHVPNPVAVLSHISAGINVPTVVTYHSDIIRQKTALKLYEPVLRRFLENVDQVVTTSPRLLKHSPFLNDYREKCQVIPLAIDVTGIETSKRNNKSTGNPFVLFVGRLSYYKGVQYLVDAAVDVDADIGIVGDGDLRAELEARARDRGVTDRLTFFGRVSDEQLAALYRQADVFVLPSVEPSEAFGIVQLEAMARGVPVINTNLSTGVPWVSQDGETGLTVPPRDSDALADAVKRLLADDDLRHCLGQNARKRVESKFTEARMLEQYRRLYQSLHTN, encoded by the coding sequence ATGACCGGTGAAAAACACACTGTTCTCCAAGCGAGCAAGTTTTACTACCCCCAAGTCGGCGGTATTGAGAAGGTGGTAAGACAACTCGCTGAGGGACACGCTAGCTCTGGGTACTCCCACCGTGTGCTTGCCGCTGGAACCAATCTCCTCGGACAATCAGAACGCGTGAACGAAATTCCAGTACACCGCGTTGGAAGCTTCGGGTCACTCCAGTCAGTCCCACTCACGCCGCTGTTCCCGGCGTATCTTCGCCGCGCTGCACGTCAGGCCGACATTGTTCACTACCATGTGCCGAATCCAGTTGCTGTCCTCTCACATATTTCTGCAGGAATTAACGTTCCGACGGTCGTCACATACCATAGCGACATCATCCGTCAGAAGACTGCCCTCAAACTCTATGAACCAGTGCTCCGCCGGTTTCTGGAAAACGTAGATCAGGTCGTAACTACTTCGCCGCGCCTACTCAAACATTCGCCGTTCCTCAACGACTACCGCGAAAAGTGTCAGGTCATTCCACTCGCTATCGACGTTACCGGTATAGAGACTTCCAAACGTAACAACAAGAGCACAGGGAACCCGTTCGTCCTGTTCGTCGGACGATTGAGTTACTACAAAGGGGTGCAGTACCTCGTTGACGCCGCTGTGGACGTGGACGCAGATATTGGGATTGTCGGTGACGGTGATCTGCGTGCAGAACTTGAAGCAAGAGCGAGGGACCGTGGCGTGACCGATCGACTGACGTTCTTCGGTCGAGTTTCCGACGAACAACTGGCAGCGCTGTACAGACAGGCAGATGTTTTCGTCCTTCCATCGGTCGAACCGAGTGAAGCGTTTGGAATTGTCCAATTAGAGGCAATGGCACGCGGTGTTCCAGTAATTAACACTAATCTCTCAACAGGGGTACCCTGGGTCAGTCAAGACGGCGAAACCGGACTTACAGTCCCACCACGTGATTCAGATGCCCTCGCGGATGCAGTAAAACGACTCCTCGCCGACGATGATCTTCGGCACTGTCTCGGCCAAAATGCAAGAAAGCGTGTTGAATCCAAATTCACAGAGGCACGGATGCTGGAACAGTATAGACGGTTGTATCAATCTCTTCACACTAACTAA
- a CDS encoding LamG-like jellyroll fold domain-containing protein, producing MTETREATTALLAERPNAESALRSILAADENGTWTFDDVDVDSGLFGEIVAADIVEKRDGGYRVNDPAAVRAALDGEKATASESATTAEVKSQSLSIPSLSNVSVNRTAALALVGALIFLTLVRLISISAVFRDGAIVLSANDPYFYRYLVETVAAETSGPFDFGALASLPQRVTAGEPLLIVMLWFWTELLGGDANASGVVLALYPAVFAVLTGALVYLATLRLTDDRRVALAAVLALALIPAHAYRTSLGFADHHAFDYFWLALTAAALVSLTVRSGRIRDAGTAFWSAVFGVAVAGQTLAWEAGPLLILPLGLIVVGWATTAVRAGRSPVRELGGVLGGLGLGAVLTAGTHVALGWHGSTVGFAPAGLFVGAAAVVGVAELASRQSWSVRALAGGEVVAGVVVFGILPFVVPQLGAELQSGMQFLFKAEGIVETQSLVSADQGSLVGPFLSFGLMILLGLPYAGWAVLRAVREYEPEWLATATYTWYFLALALIQLRFAGELSVFVAIFAGLGFVHLAAKIDAIRMPKPFAKAESGRRGRERANETVGLKRPERREAMSLLGLGLFAGSFSFVQIPVKTGQLLVSDGLYEAATWMREYSEEQGWEYPQNYVFSEWGWNRVYNYFVTGNSQSYGFAQQNYREFQLSSKPVDWYEKLRDRVGFIVMTKVAASPKSLQTRLYTHFGSETDTAGALSHYRVVYARDGHRVFTLVPGATIVGVRENAEKVTIETDVRINDTEFTYQNTVTPNPYGVYGATVPYEGTYQLPAGTVQVPSKAVTDGTKFVRHDRGGVFHFPFDVGEGDVAYSRVSTTIGRIVNAQWTDDGVKGAALQFDSSKPSYLETNVKVPQQFTFSFWVKPTELDIGQGNNYRELLTTPNELPIALEESGRITFRIPGVTNEFFTAGTAPINRWTHVALTYDGQTRRIFINGAQQATDDVDGGSVAFDSPLRFGSRSAEDSAHAFDGYLDEVRLFGRALPPETVRKLARSKSNRD from the coding sequence ATGACAGAGACACGCGAGGCGACGACCGCCCTCCTCGCGGAGCGTCCGAACGCCGAGTCGGCGCTTCGCTCCATCCTCGCCGCCGACGAGAACGGCACCTGGACGTTCGACGACGTGGACGTCGATTCGGGACTGTTCGGCGAGATCGTGGCTGCGGACATCGTCGAGAAGCGAGACGGCGGGTATCGGGTCAATGACCCTGCGGCGGTGCGGGCGGCGCTTGACGGCGAAAAAGCAACTGCGTCAGAGTCGGCGACGACCGCGGAGGTGAAGTCGCAGTCGCTTTCGATACCGTCGCTATCGAACGTGAGCGTCAACCGGACCGCGGCACTCGCGCTCGTCGGGGCGCTCATATTTCTCACGCTCGTCCGACTCATCTCGATTTCGGCGGTGTTTCGCGACGGCGCTATCGTCCTCTCGGCGAACGACCCCTACTTCTACCGGTACTTGGTTGAGACGGTAGCCGCGGAGACGAGCGGTCCCTTCGACTTCGGTGCGTTGGCGTCTTTGCCGCAGCGCGTCACGGCCGGGGAGCCGTTGCTAATCGTGATGCTCTGGTTCTGGACGGAACTGCTCGGCGGCGATGCGAATGCATCGGGCGTCGTCCTCGCCCTCTACCCCGCCGTCTTCGCGGTGTTGACCGGCGCGCTGGTGTATCTGGCGACCCTTCGGCTGACCGACGACCGGCGAGTCGCACTCGCGGCGGTGCTGGCGCTAGCGCTGATTCCCGCGCACGCCTACCGGACGAGTCTCGGGTTCGCCGACCACCACGCGTTCGATTACTTCTGGCTCGCGCTGACCGCGGCGGCGCTGGTGTCGCTCACCGTTCGGTCGGGTCGGATTCGCGACGCGGGGACGGCGTTCTGGAGCGCGGTGTTCGGCGTCGCCGTCGCCGGGCAGACGCTCGCGTGGGAGGCCGGCCCGCTTTTGATTCTCCCGCTGGGTCTCATTGTGGTCGGCTGGGCGACGACGGCCGTTCGGGCGGGGAGGTCGCCGGTTCGGGAGCTGGGCGGCGTGCTTGGAGGGCTTGGCCTCGGCGCGGTGCTGACCGCGGGTACGCACGTCGCGCTTGGATGGCACGGGTCGACGGTTGGGTTCGCACCCGCTGGACTATTCGTCGGCGCTGCGGCTGTGGTGGGCGTCGCTGAACTGGCTTCGCGGCAGAGCTGGTCGGTTCGAGCGCTCGCGGGCGGTGAGGTCGTCGCGGGTGTCGTCGTCTTCGGAATTTTGCCTTTTGTCGTGCCGCAACTGGGTGCCGAACTCCAGAGCGGGATGCAGTTCCTCTTCAAGGCCGAAGGCATCGTCGAGACGCAGTCGCTCGTCAGCGCCGACCAGGGGTCGCTCGTCGGACCGTTCCTTTCGTTCGGCCTCATGATTCTCTTGGGACTGCCGTACGCCGGATGGGCGGTACTCCGAGCCGTTCGAGAGTACGAACCGGAGTGGCTCGCGACGGCGACGTACACGTGGTATTTCCTGGCGCTGGCGCTGATTCAGCTACGGTTTGCTGGTGAGTTGTCGGTTTTCGTCGCGATTTTTGCGGGGTTGGGCTTCGTCCATCTGGCGGCGAAAATCGACGCTATTCGGATGCCGAAGCCGTTCGCCAAGGCGGAGTCGGGGCGGCGCGGGCGTGAACGGGCGAACGAGACGGTCGGTTTGAAACGCCCGGAGCGCCGCGAGGCGATGTCGCTTCTGGGACTCGGGCTGTTCGCCGGGAGCTTCAGTTTCGTCCAGATTCCGGTGAAGACGGGACAATTGCTCGTCTCGGACGGGCTATACGAAGCGGCGACGTGGATGCGCGAGTATTCCGAGGAACAGGGCTGGGAGTATCCGCAGAATTACGTTTTCAGCGAGTGGGGTTGGAATCGAGTCTACAACTACTTCGTGACCGGTAACTCGCAATCATATGGGTTTGCACAGCAGAACTACCGAGAATTCCAGCTCTCAAGTAAGCCAGTAGACTGGTACGAAAAACTGCGTGACAGAGTTGGCTTCATCGTCATGACAAAGGTCGCAGCATCGCCGAAGTCACTGCAGACGCGGCTGTATACTCACTTCGGAAGCGAGACTGACACCGCTGGAGCCCTGAGCCACTACAGAGTTGTCTACGCCCGAGACGGACACAGGGTGTTCACGCTGGTGCCCGGAGCGACGATTGTCGGGGTTCGCGAGAACGCAGAAAAGGTCACTATCGAGACCGACGTCCGTATCAACGACACCGAGTTCACGTATCAGAACACGGTTACTCCTAATCCGTACGGCGTGTACGGTGCGACGGTGCCGTACGAGGGGACGTACCAACTTCCAGCAGGGACTGTCCAGGTCCCATCGAAAGCAGTGACAGATGGGACTAAATTCGTTAGACACGACAGAGGCGGTGTCTTCCACTTCCCATTCGATGTCGGTGAGGGTGACGTTGCGTATAGCCGAGTCAGTACGACGATAGGGCGCATCGTCAATGCGCAGTGGACCGACGACGGCGTGAAAGGTGCTGCACTACAGTTCGACTCGTCGAAGCCGTCGTATCTTGAGACGAACGTTAAGGTGCCACAACAGTTCACCTTCAGCTTCTGGGTCAAACCGACGGAGCTCGATATCGGCCAGGGGAACAACTACCGAGAGTTGCTCACAACACCGAATGAGCTCCCTATCGCGCTCGAAGAGAGCGGTCGAATCACCTTCCGTATCCCCGGCGTAACCAACGAATTCTTCACAGCAGGTACTGCGCCGATCAATAGGTGGACGCACGTAGCCCTAACGTACGACGGGCAGACAAGGCGGATCTTCATCAACGGAGCGCAGCAGGCCACGGATGATGTTGACGGTGGATCAGTGGCGTTCGACAGCCCGCTTCGGTTCGGTAGTCGGTCCGCTGAAGATTCGGCACACGCGTTCGACGGATATCTTGACGAAGTACGTTTGTTCGGCCGAGCACTCCCTCCCGAAACCGTTCGGAAACTGGCCAGGAGTAAATCGAACCGCGATTGA
- a CDS encoding glycosyltransferase family 2 protein, protein MSDSAPCVVSSVLNWNNYRDTAACLEALQGLSYHNHRLLVIDNGSTDGSSKKLEHEFPQITLINSSENLGFAGGHNLAIERALEQGADYVWILNNDTFISNPLTLTQLVQQAESNTSIGALSPLVYRYPNMSDLWFSRGKVNIDAGAAWHANDATAGDGLIRDNDYLPFCATLFPISVFEEIGLLSDDYFLYLEDADFCQRLLESGYELVTDTDSHLFHKESSSSGGKVSPTSLYYIARNRWLFARRWSGEVRTSFYRTYLQWLVLQTVRCGYNSRPSGLPALILGTRDGWQGKTGKGPYP, encoded by the coding sequence ATGTCTGATAGCGCTCCCTGTGTCGTTTCTTCGGTTCTTAACTGGAACAACTATAGGGATACAGCAGCGTGCCTTGAAGCACTCCAGGGACTATCATATCATAACCACAGGTTATTGGTTATCGACAACGGATCCACTGATGGTTCTAGCAAAAAACTTGAGCATGAATTCCCCCAAATCACCTTAATAAACTCCTCCGAGAACCTCGGATTCGCTGGTGGACACAATTTAGCAATTGAGCGTGCTTTGGAGCAGGGGGCTGACTACGTCTGGATTTTGAATAACGACACTTTTATTTCTAATCCGCTGACACTCACGCAACTAGTACAACAAGCTGAGTCAAATACCTCTATTGGTGCTCTTTCACCCCTCGTATACCGCTACCCAAATATGAGCGATCTCTGGTTTAGCCGCGGAAAAGTGAATATTGATGCGGGTGCAGCATGGCATGCGAACGACGCTACTGCCGGAGATGGACTTATCCGAGACAACGACTATCTTCCCTTCTGTGCTACCCTCTTTCCCATTTCTGTGTTCGAGGAAATAGGACTGTTATCCGACGACTATTTTCTTTATCTTGAGGATGCAGACTTCTGTCAACGGTTACTCGAAAGTGGATACGAACTGGTCACGGATACAGACTCGCATCTATTTCATAAGGAGTCATCAAGTTCAGGTGGGAAAGTCTCCCCAACTTCCTTGTACTACATCGCTCGCAACCGGTGGTTGTTCGCTAGACGTTGGAGTGGTGAGGTCAGAACATCATTCTATCGCACTTACCTACAATGGCTTGTTCTGCAAACTGTTCGCTGTGGATATAACTCTCGACCTTCTGGATTACCAGCTCTTATTTTGGGTACAAGAGATGGATGGCAGGGGAAGACAGGCAAAGGACCCTATCCGTAA